The following are encoded together in the Brassica napus cultivar Da-Ae chromosome A9, Da-Ae, whole genome shotgun sequence genome:
- the BNAA09G08870D gene encoding basic leucine zipper 23 isoform X1 has translation MMDDGELEFPPSSSSMDSFLEELLKDSHACTHTHTCNPPGPENTHTHTCLHVHTKILPAAQSDDKVTTDDTSESSGKRSKKRPSGNREAVRKYREKKKAKAASLEDEVLRLRAVNNQLMKRLQGQAALEAEVTRLKCLLVDIRGRIEGEIGAFPYQKPQPFSYRMQPCNMPCDVDDLYCLQNGNSGEGILMNGQGLSGCEFEQLQCLGDQNLAGCSNGNGTFDVDASGANKSKGGTCAAKAV, from the exons ATGATGGACGACGGTGAGCTTGAGTTTCCACCTAGCAGCAGTTCCATGGATTCTTTCCTGGAAGAGCTTCTCAAGGACTCTCATGCTTGTACCCACACTCACACTTGTAACCCTCCCGGACCAGAgaacacacatacacacacatgTCTCCACGTCCACACCAAGATCCTTCCTGCTGCTCAGAGCGACGACAAAGTAACTACCGATGACACGTCGGAGTCTTCAGGGAAAAGGAGCAAGAAGAGGCCTTCGGGGAACCGAGAAGCGGTTAGAAAGtatagagagaagaagaaggctaaAGCGGCTTCCTTGGAGGATGAAGTGTTAAGGCTCAGGGCTGTGAATAATCAGCTGATGAAGAGGCTGCAAGGTCAAGCTGCGCTGGAAGCCGAGGTTACGAGGCTTAAGTGTTTGCTTGTGGATATAAGAGGAAGGATAGAAGGAGAGATTGGTGCTTTCCCTTATCAAAAACCTCAGCCTTTCTCGTATAGGATGCAGCCTTGCAATATGCCGTGCGATGTTGACGACTTGTACTGTCTTCAGAATGGGAACAGTGGAGAAGGTATATTGATGAATGGGCAAGGGCTAAGTGGTTGTGAGTTTGAGCAGCTTCAATGCTTGGGTGATCAGAATCTAGCTGGCTGTAGTAATGGAAATGGAACATTCGATGTGGATGCATCGGGTGCTAATAAGAGTAAAG GTGGGACATGTGCAGCTAAAGCAGTTTGA
- the BNAA09G08870D gene encoding basic leucine zipper 23 isoform X2: MMDDGELEFPPSSSSMDSFLEELLKDSHACTHTHTCNPPGPENTHTHTCLHVHTKILPAAQSDDKVTTDDTSESSGKRSKKRPSGNREAVRKYREKKKAKAASLEDEVLRLRAVNNQLMKRLQGQAALEAEVTRLKCLLVDIRGRIEGEIGAFPYQKPQPFSYRMQPCNMPCDVDDLYCLQNGNSGEGILMNGQGLSGCEFEQLQCLGDQNLAGCSNGNGTFDVDASGANKSKGETLTP, encoded by the coding sequence ATGATGGACGACGGTGAGCTTGAGTTTCCACCTAGCAGCAGTTCCATGGATTCTTTCCTGGAAGAGCTTCTCAAGGACTCTCATGCTTGTACCCACACTCACACTTGTAACCCTCCCGGACCAGAgaacacacatacacacacatgTCTCCACGTCCACACCAAGATCCTTCCTGCTGCTCAGAGCGACGACAAAGTAACTACCGATGACACGTCGGAGTCTTCAGGGAAAAGGAGCAAGAAGAGGCCTTCGGGGAACCGAGAAGCGGTTAGAAAGtatagagagaagaagaaggctaaAGCGGCTTCCTTGGAGGATGAAGTGTTAAGGCTCAGGGCTGTGAATAATCAGCTGATGAAGAGGCTGCAAGGTCAAGCTGCGCTGGAAGCCGAGGTTACGAGGCTTAAGTGTTTGCTTGTGGATATAAGAGGAAGGATAGAAGGAGAGATTGGTGCTTTCCCTTATCAAAAACCTCAGCCTTTCTCGTATAGGATGCAGCCTTGCAATATGCCGTGCGATGTTGACGACTTGTACTGTCTTCAGAATGGGAACAGTGGAGAAGGTATATTGATGAATGGGCAAGGGCTAAGTGGTTGTGAGTTTGAGCAGCTTCAATGCTTGGGTGATCAGAATCTAGCTGGCTGTAGTAATGGAAATGGAACATTCGATGTGGATGCATCGGGTGCTAATAAGAGTAAAGGTGAAACTCTAACACCTTAG
- the LOC106358826 gene encoding WD-40 repeat-containing protein MSI2-like, which translates to MADEGKEDAGMDQVEEDFSIWKKNTPFLYDLMISNPLEWPSLTVHWVPSPPSPYAADPHFGVHKLILGTHTSGDAQDFLMVADAVIPTPDAEPGLGGTNHDPIVPKVEIRQKIRVDGEVNRARCMPQKPTLVGAKTSGCEVFLFDYAKHASKPQSSDCDPDLRLLGHDMEGYGLCWSPFKEGYLLSGSQDKKICLWDVSATPQDKVLNAMFVYEGHECAVEDVAWHMKNENLFGSAGDDGRLVIWDTRTNQMQHQVKVHEKEVNYLSFNPFNEWVLATASSDSTVALFDLRKLNVPLHVLSSHEGEVFQVEWDPNHETVLASSGEDRRLMVWDLNRVGEEQLEIELDAEDGPPELLFSHGGHKAKISDFAWNKNEPWVIASVAEDNSLQVWQMAESIYRDEDEDEIDEDIKQS; encoded by the exons atggcagATGAAGGTAAGGAGGATGCTGGAATGGATCAGGTAGAGGAAGATTTCTCTATATGGAAGAAGAACACACCGTTCCTCTACGATCTCATGATCTCCAACCCTCTCGAATGGCCCTCCCTCACCGTCCACTGGGTCCCATCTCCCCCCTCTCCTTACGCGGCGGATCCTCACTTCGGCGTCCACAAGCTCATCCTCGGAACCCACACTTCCGGCGATGCTCAAGATTTCCTCATGGTCGCCGACGCCGTCATCCCAACTCCCGACGCCGAGCCAGGGTTAGGCGGCACAAATCACGATCCCATAGTCCCTAAG GTGGAGATTAGGCAGAAGATACGTGTCGATGGAGAAGTGAACAGAGCGCGTTGCATGCCTCAAAAGCCTACTCTCGTCGGTGCGAAGACGAGTGGGTGTGAGGTGTTTCTGTTTGATTACGCCAAGCACGCTTCGAAGCCTCAGAGTAGTGATTGTGATCCTGATCTGAGGCTACTGGGACACGACATGGAAGGGTATGGATTGTGTTGGAGTCCTTTCAAGGAAGGTTATCTTCTGAGTGGTTCGCAGGATAAGAAGATCTGCCTCTGGGATGTTTCAGCTACACCGCAAGATAAGGTTCTGAATGCAATGTTTGTGTACGAG GGACATGAATGCGCTGTGGAAGATGTAGCGTGGCACATGAAGAACGAGAACCTTTTTGGTTCTGCTGGTGATGATGGTCGATTGGTGATATGGGACACGCGGACAAACCAAATGCAACACCAAGTGAAAGTTCACGAGAAAGAG GTGAACTATTTGTCTTTCAATCCGTTCAACGAATGGGTTTTAGCAACAGCTTCGTCAGACTCAACTGTTGCCTTGTTTGACCTCCGGAAGCTGAATGTGCCATTGCACGTCTTGAGCAGCCACGA GGGAGAGGTTTTCCAAGTGGAGTGGGATCCTAACCATGAAACAGTGCTTGCATCTTCCGGTGAAGACAGAAGGCTGATGGTCTGGGACCTGAACAG GGTTGGAGAAGAGCAGCTTGAGATAGAGTTGGATGCAGAAGATGGTCCACCAGAGTTGCTCTTTTCTCACGGTGGCCACAAGGCTAAGATATCAGATTTTGCCTGGAACAAAAACGAGCCTTGGGTCATTGCAAGTGTAGCAGAAGACAACAGTCTTCAGGTCTGGCAAATGGCGGAAAGCATCTATcgagatgaagatgaagatgagatCGATGAGGACATAAAACAGTCatga